The following proteins are co-located in the Octopus sinensis linkage group LG24, ASM634580v1, whole genome shotgun sequence genome:
- the LOC115223861 gene encoding zinc finger protein 850-like, whose product MDSPEELSKKVGKSSYSCNICQKTFSLKSSLTNHKIIHSGEKRHNCDICGKAFSRLQTLITHKRIHTGEKPYECNICGKSFSVRSHLADHIRTHTGEKPYHCDICGKSFSRSNGLTRHIRVHTGEKPYQCNICGESFSEKGNLTKHIYIHTGEKLYHCEICGKSFFQKVHLNSHKYVHTGEKPYHCDVCGKSFTDRNTLIKHKLIHTGVRPHPCDICGKSFAKGSTLNIHKRIHTGNKPYHCDICGKSYSQNSELTLHKRRIHTREKPYQCEFCGKSFTDGTGLTVHRRIHTGEKPYHCSICSKSFACAGSLTAHIRIHSGEKPYHCDICDKSFTYGSSLAYHKRGHSGEKPYHPGKSFSGTSRLTRRKRHIRKRKKTYRCDTCGKSFTDGSVLIVHKRIHTGEKPYHCNTCGKSFSQSSGLIRHRRIHTGEKPYHCDTCGNSFTDGRTLTSHKRMHTGEKPYHCDICGMSFSETYNLTKHKYTHTGEKLYHCDVCGKSFSQTSHLTVHSRTHTGEKPYHCDICNKSFSQTAHLTIHKRTHTGEKLYHCDICGKSFSQTGHLTIHRRIHTGEKPYQCDICGKSFFQNSDVTKHKRIHTGERPHHCNICGKSFSGSTSLTIHKCI is encoded by the coding sequence ATGGATTCTCCTGAAGAATTGTCAAAGAAGGTGGGAAAATCATcatattcctgtaatatctgtCAAAAGACATTCTCTTTAAAAAGCAGCCTTACTAATCATAAAATTATTCACTCAGGAGAGAAACGACataactgtgatatctgtggtaaagccTTCTCCAGATTACAAACCTTAATTACTCATAAACGTATCCATACTGGAGAAAAGCCTTATgaatgtaatatctgtggtaaatcattctctgtcagAAGTCATTTAGCTGATCacatacgtactcatacaggtgaaaagccatatcattgcgatatctgcGGAAAGTCATTCTCTCGAAGTAATGGCCTAACTAGGCACATTCGTGTTCACACAggcgagaagccatatcagtgtaacatttgtggtgaatcattctctgaaaaaggTAATTTAACtaagcacatatacattcatacaggtgaaaagttGTACCACTGTGagatctgtggaaaatcattctttcAGAAAGTTCATTTAAATTCTCACAAAtatgttcatactggagagaaaccatatcactgtgatgtctgtggtaaatccttcactGATAGAAATACTTTAATTAAGCACAAACTCATTCATACGGGAGTGAGACCACAtccctgcgatatctgtggtaagtcattcgcTAAGGGCAGTACATTaaatattcacaaacgtattcatacaggaaataaaccgtatcactgtgatatctgtggtaaatcatactcGCAAAATAGTGAACTGACTTTACACAAGAGACGTATTCATAcaagagaaaagccatatcagtgtgaattCTGTGGCAAATCCTTCACTGACGGAACTGGATTAACTgttcacagacgtattcatacaggggaaaagccatatcactgtagtATCTGTAGCAAGTCATTCGCATGTGCAGGTTCCTTAACTGCTCACATACGCATTCAttcaggtgaaaaaccatatcattgtgatatttgtgataaatcgtTCACCTATGGTAGTTCATTAGCTTATCACAAACGTGGTCATTCAGGAGAAAAGCCGTATCACcctggtaaatcattctctggaacaAGTCGTTTAACGAGACGTAAGAGGCACAttcgtaaaagaaagaaaacctatCGCTGCGAtacttgtggtaaatcattcactgatgGAAGTGTGTTAAttgttcacaaacgtattcatacaggtgagaaaccatatcactgtaatacctgtggtaaatcattttcccaaAGTTCTGGCCTAATTaggcacagacgtattcatacaggtgagaaaccatatcactgtgacactTGTGGCAATTCGTTTACTGATGGACGTACGTTAACCTCTCATAAACGTATgcatacaggggaaaaaccatatcactgtgatatctgtggtatgtCATTCTCTGAAACATataatttaactaaacacaaatacactcatacaggagaaaagctatatcactgtgatgtctgtggtaaatccttctctcagaCAAGTCACTTAACTGTCCACAGtcgtactcatacaggtgagaaaccttatcattgtgacatctgtaatAAATCTTTTTCTCAAACTGCTCATCTAACAATtcataaacgtactcatacaggtgagaaactgtatcactgtgatatctgcggtaaatctttctctcagacaGGTCATTTAACAATTCACCGACGTatccatacaggggagaaaccctatcagtgtgatatctgtggtaaatcattcttccAAAACAGCGATGTGACCaagcacaaacgcattcatacaggggaaaggCCTcaccactgtaatatctgtggtaaatcattttctggaagTACTTCCTTAACGATTCACAAATGCATTTAA